One part of the Ornithodoros turicata isolate Travis chromosome 2, ASM3712646v1, whole genome shotgun sequence genome encodes these proteins:
- the LOC135384738 gene encoding uncharacterized protein LOC135384738 — translation MGHSTTNNMIWSTSTAICKHLSGLVELPNPKAAWRQKCQDFSMNCQFPDCIGAMDGKQVNIVKPKKSGSVFFNYKKAHGIVLFAVVDARYKFMYVDASASGSSSDGGIWSGTPLQTLLTTGKLGLLKPIQLPNSSLLLSPVFLGYNAFPLIENIMKPYPGSHLCPEDDAFNERLSRARNVVESAFDTVQTASVPTTLQFTRSQDMSNYYYCAAPPPPGERK, via the coding sequence ATGGGTCACAGCACTACTAACAACATGATATGGTCTACAAGTACTGCAATCTGCAAACACCTATCTGGTCTTGTAGAGCTACCAAACCCAAAAGCAGCATGGAGGCAGAAATGTCAGGACTTCAGCATGAACTGTCAATTTCCCGACTGTATAGGAGCTATGGACGGCAAACAGGTAAATATTGTTAAGCCGAAGAAGTCCGGATCAGTGTTTTTCAATTACAAGAAGGCACACGGCATCGTATTGTTTGCAGTCGTAGATGCCAGGTACAAGTTTATGTACGTCGATGCAAGTGCCTCGGGCTCTTCAAGTGATGGTGGTATCTGGTCTGGTACACCTCTACAAACTCTGTTGACAACTGGTAAACTGGGGCTACTAAAACCAATACAGCTACCAAACAGCTCTTTGCTGCTATCACCAGTGTTTCTTGGTTACAACGCTTTCCCTCTCATTGAGAACATAATGAAGCCTTACCCGGGAAGCCATCTCTGCCCCGAAGATGATGCATTTAATGAGCGACTTTCACGGGCCAGAAATGTAGTAGAGAGTGCATTCGATACAGTTCAAACCGCTTCGGTACCTACCACACTACAATTTACGCGGAGCCAAGACATGTCAAACTACTACTACTGCGCagcaccgccgccaccaggggaacggaagtga